The Lasioglossum baleicum chromosome 3, iyLasBale1, whole genome shotgun sequence region cagagcgatTCCAGTTATTCATCACTGTTCCAGTTCAATCCGTTCAATCGGAACTGATCGGAACTGATCGGAACACTGCTCCTGTGCACTGTGCACTCCTGTGCCACCGACGAATTCTGTTACATGATGGCATCACCGTGTAATTTTAATGTATTCATTTCACTGATCTGTAATCCTGTAATCTGTGTAAGAAGGTAAGAATACAGACCAGCGGCAATCAGTGGTAGTGGTCAGTAGTGATTGGTAGTGGTACCCTACTGTAAACAGAAACGTGGTTATGTTCTTCAGTGTCACGCTATTAACAATAAATTGAAACAACAACTTTCTTTACAAAGAGTATTTGGGTACgtgttttaaatatataatactgcataatttaaaaatttttctggaAGTCTTCTTTCAAGATAATAATTAAGTATTATCACATTGTTCATataactaatttctttcagatATAAAGATCATGTCTTCGTGGAAGAAAGCAGCCAAATCAACACAGAAAACTCATAGAGAGAGACATCAACCTGATTCTCGCAAGCATTTAGGTATTTTGGAAAAGAAGAAAGATTATGTTGCTAGGGCCAAAGACTACCAAGAGAAACAACAAACATTGAAACTTCTACGGAAACGTGCTCTAAATAAAAATCCTGATGAATTTTACTTTCACATGATTAACTCTAAGATTGAGAATGGAGTCCATAGAGAAAAGAGCAAAGATGATTCCTCGACTCCAGACCAGATACAACTAATGGAAACTCAAGATATTCGTTATGTTACTCACAAAAGAACCATAGAAGCCAAAAAGATAGATAAGCTTCAAAGTCAATTACACATGATCGATGCTGTAAACGAGGTTCCAAATAAACACATATTCTTCTTGGATGATTCGgaagaaataaaaaactttGACTTAGCGAAAAGGTTAGACACGCATCCAGCATTAGTAAATAGACGCACGAACAGACCTAAGTTAAGCAGATTAAAGAACATGAAGGTACCAGAAATCGATGAAAAGACTCTCAGTAAAATTGAACAGCAAAAACACATGTCGTACaaggaattacaaaaaaggATCGACAGAGAACGCGAGCTGACTATTGTACAGCAGAAGCTAGAAATGCAAAGGGCGCTGAAAGACAAGAAAATTACTAAACCTAAATTAATGGTTAAGGGCACAAAGAATTCTGCTCCGATATACAAATGGAAATTTGAAAGGAAGCGATAATGTACATTCAGTCTCttgtttaattaatattatttttaggcATATAAAATATCTTACAAACTTCATATAATCAATAATCTTCATACTATGTCTGAGAATTATtcaatgtaaataatttttatctaTTAATCAACAACTCTGATTGTCAGTAATAAAATCCAATAATTTCATTTTGGGAATGTTATTTCACAAAGACTCTAATCTCGTAAAGATTAATCAATCAATATCTATAATGGTCGTTTCACTTCCTGGTACAGTTATAAATTCCACATCCGGTGTTGTTTCTTCGGTTTCTACTCTAGGCGGCATCATCGTAGACATCATTGTCGTTTTCATAGCGACAGTCGTTGTTCTCATTGTAGTCATCGTCATCTGACTGCTGGACATTGCTGGCATTGGCTTCATCGTGGTAGTTGTTGCAGCCATCATTTTAGTTGTAGCTGTAGTAGCATTGCCCATCATTTTAGTAGTAGTAGTACTCATCACTTTAGTAGTGCTAGTGCTCATTGCTGCAGGAACTGTTGATAAACTGACACAATCGTAATTCAGCTGCCATATTCGTTTTTTCGAATAGATGTCCAGTCGAAGGCAAACCGTAATCGacctgaaaaaaatatatttaatgacTACACACTCGAGATCAACTGAACATCAAAATATTACCTAGAGAACTGATTAAGTTCCAAAACGTTTATGCACGCGGTTGAGAAAATACATCGCGGTATATCGATGCAAAACTTCAGCGGCCTATAGTCTGCAAAGCAAAGAAATCAGTTGCCGAAAAGGTGTatttcgaaaaataacgatGTTTGCCGTCACCTGTAACTTTTCTGGATTTCAGTACATCCGAATTCAACGTCACGTCGATTCTTACTCCGCTTCCCTGATAGATGAAGTTAACGCACACTGTTGTACAAATTGGTTGTAGATGACCAAAAGAAGTAATGACTCTGTGAATAATAAACGCtgctaaattaaataattatacacTTACAATTTTTCTCAGCTTTGATGAATAAAATGGTAACAATCTGGCAACAGGAACACGCATAAGACAAAGAACAGCTGCAACTTGGCCGAATGCTCGTCACGGTCTTGTAAGCCAAAAATCCATTTGTAATTGGAAACCCTATCACACATTTAACGATATTCACATATCACGAAACAAGGAAATAGATATACATAATAAAGAAACCAACTTTCTTCAGCGATAGTAATGGGCCAGTGAAAGAAGAAATGCAACCAAAACGAAATTAGGACACTGCACATTCTAGAATCCATGCTTAGAGTGTTCCAATGCACGTTTTACTATGGTGCACTCACAACTCGATGACCAATACAAGTTGCACCTCTCATGCTTCCAGCGAGCACCAGTGTCCACGGCGATTGTTATTCTACTAAACAATATTGTCAGATTCATTCTCGGGTCGGTGATTTCCCTATAGAAGGTGCAGGATGATGACCGAGATATAACGAAacaataatgtttttactgcaCCTGTGTATTATGTTTATTCGCCGCTTTCTCTCTCGAACGCATATCTATTGTTTAATGTCGGCAATCGGCTCAAACGAAATCAATCATCTCACAATATTTTCTCGAACGCAATACATTATGTACATTTGAACTGCGAATTTAATACCTGGATccattataaacaatttaataaatatcttataAAGTGAACGATCGAGCTTGCTCCAAAATGGAAGAAATATGAAACAATCGATTGATAAGTACGGGAGTTGggtcataataaataatataatcatattattCTTTCAAGACaagaaaagtataataaatagacATTTCCACGTTGAAAATGGCAGAAATTGCGCATAATTGTGCTATTAGAGCGTTCCCATCGGTCACGGAGGCAATATTGTGATTTTTCATAAATCGAGTATGTCGTCATCGTCatcatcgtcgtcatcgtcgtcatcGTAATCGTAATCTTCTTCTTCTGCATCGTCGTCGTCATCTGGCAAGATCTCTACTTGACCTATTCCACCTCCATCCTCCGGTTTAACCAGAGCTAAGCCGTTTGAGCCGAATCTGAGGCAATCTAATCCGACCTGGAAATGTGTACGTTCATAATGAATCGACTAACGGGAAATCTTACAGCTCGAATAACCTGGACTTAGACGACTTACCTTGAACAAGGTGGTCTCCCGAAATTTGCCTTCCATGTTCACGCACATATGAATGTTTCTTCCTTGGAAGTAAATGTTGTAGAATCTAATGCAGGCCTTAACTATCGGCAGTCGTGGCACTGGCACGCATATCGGCCGAGGATTCTTTCCTGAAACAATAATTTCCGCTCGTAAAAGTGTTCGAGCAACttgattttatgaaattcaCTTCAATGGCGCTATAGCTGGGGTCTACtttaatcaattaattattataacgtgAAAGAATAATAAAACCACTTGGGTCATGatttaagagaaacaaattttgcaaatttcaaaatactttAGAGACCAGCTAGAACAAGAAACAGTGATAAAGTCTCCTTTCATAAGTGCGACAGAAATAAGAGAATTGAATAACGCAGATACAGTGActtccattaatattcggacgctccaaaaaaaaaacgataactttgttaatattggactatgcgatttgaagtTTTtggggaaaagaaattttttcaaaaattgtaattcatcggaattgtagaaaaattactaaaagttgcattttacaacttttttatgcgggtctatattgaaattttaaaaaatacgttttgtatatgcactgtgaaagtttcatagaaatcaatTGATGCGGgagaaaacgacaggcattgaaagatgtaagaatccttagaattactggaGTTGGAAGCCGAAAATCGCGAAAAACTGCAatct contains the following coding sequences:
- the LOC143207180 gene encoding uncharacterized protein LOC143207180 codes for the protein MDSRMCSVLISFWLHFFFHWPITIAEERFPITNGFLAYKTVTSIRPSCSCSLSYACSCCQIVTILFIKAEKNLCVNFIYQGSGVRIDVTLNSDVLKSRKVTDYRPLKFCIDIPRCIFSTACINVLELNQFSRSITVCLRLDIYSKKRIWQLNYDCVSLSTVPAAMSTSTTKVMSTTTTKMMGNATTATTKMMAATTTTMKPMPAMSSSQMTMTTMRTTTVAMKTTMMSTMMPPRVETEETTPDVEFITVPGSETTIIDID
- the LOC143207181 gene encoding putative U3 small nucleolar RNA-associated protein 11, with product MSSWKKAAKSTQKTHRERHQPDSRKHLGILEKKKDYVARAKDYQEKQQTLKLLRKRALNKNPDEFYFHMINSKIENGVHREKSKDDSSTPDQIQLMETQDIRYVTHKRTIEAKKIDKLQSQLHMIDAVNEVPNKHIFFLDDSEEIKNFDLAKRLDTHPALVNRRTNRPKLSRLKNMKVPEIDEKTLSKIEQQKHMSYKELQKRIDRERELTIVQQKLEMQRALKDKKITKPKLMVKGTKNSAPIYKWKFERKR